In Astatotilapia calliptera chromosome 23, fAstCal1.2, whole genome shotgun sequence, a genomic segment contains:
- the kif1aa gene encoding kinesin-like protein KIF1A isoform X8, translating into MAGASVKVAVRVRPFNSREIEKDSKLIIQMSGNTTTIINPKQAKDNKSFNFDYSYWSHTSPEDVNYASQKQVYKDIGEEMLLHAFEGYNVCIFAYGQTGAGKSYTMMGKQDVKDQQGIIPLLCEDLFTKINDNTDNSMSYSVEVSYMEIYCERVRDLLNPKNKGHLRVREHPLMGPYVEDLSKLAVTSYNDIQDLMDSGNKARTVAATNMNETSSRSHAVFNIIFTQKRHDTEMDNTTEKVSKISLVDLAGSERADSTGAKGTRLKEGANINKSLTTLGKVISALAEMGSGPNKNKKKKKAESFIPYRDSVLTWLLRENLGGNSRTAMVAALSPADINYDETLSTLRYADRAKQIRCNAVINEDPNNRLVRELKEEVSRLKELLFAQGLGDIIETYRASGADIEGLKYISDYKNNNNKGQAVNQRDDLSTVTNAMTGMSPSPSLSALSSRAGSIASLHDRIMFSPGSEEAIERLKETEKIIAELNETWEEKLRRTEAIRMEREALLAEMGVAMREDGGTVGVFSPKKTPHLVNLNEDPLMSECLLYYIKDGITRVGRLDASSRQDIVLSGHFIKDEHCTFTSSTGPMGETVILEPCEGAETYVNGKRVTEPTVLKSGNRIILGKSHVFRFNHPVQARADRDKNPCAETPVEPVDWAFAQRELLEKQGIDMKQEMEQRLQELEDQYRKEREEASNLLEQQRLDYESKLEALQKQVDRYNPEAPEEEEEPEEEVQWTERERELAVWSFRKWRCYQFTSLRDLLWGNAIFLKEANAISVELKKKVQFQFVLLTDTLYSPLPPDLLPPEATKDREKRQFPRTIVAVEVQDQKNGATHYWTLEKLRQRLDLMREMYDRAADVPNSTVEDCENVMTGGDPFYDRFPWFRLVGRNPIFNTCMSERMSDPTPSPTLSTSEITELADSQREGRGEEEELEDLDDLDDDIFLDDPSSELGVEDDDDDDDDDDERELCRGSSEGLDPFYDRSPLFSVVGRAFVYLSNLLYPVPLVHRVAIVSEKGEVKGFLRVAVQAISADEEAPDYGSGVRQSGTAKISFEDQQYEKFQSESCSVGLSHTGISQEELRIVEGEGQNAEMGPSADEVNNNTSGSDEVENPLKPGLDGALDTTLEHLRIGNIFTFRVTVLQASSISAEYADIFCQFNFIHRHDEAFSTEPLKNTGRGPPLGFYHVQNIAVEVTRSFVDYIKTQPIVFEVFGHYQKQPFLPLCKDVMSPLRPCRRQFPRVMPLSKPVPATKLTAMTRPQAGPCHCKYDLMVFFEICELEANGDYIPAVVDHRGGMPCHGTFLLHQGLQRRITVTIVHESGNDIEWKEVRELVVGRLRNTPESDETIIDPNILSLNILSVGYVRPLHDDRTFFRFEAAWDSSMHNSLLLNRVTPYGEKIYMTLSAYLEMENCTQPAVITKDICMVFYSRDTKLSASRSIRNLFGTGSLRAADGNRVTGVYEVSLCHQADAGSPGMQRRRRRVLDTSVAYVRGEENLAGWRPRSDSLILDHQWELEKLSLLQDVEKTKHYLLLREKLESTLLMGQETLQSCVTDELNESPQPTEMDPEVSCNEITTERQRELAAKCLRLLTHSFNREYSHVCVSASESKISEMSITTLRESTSISALNTITPSSTCPSLVEGCYSNAGLRPPVPRSRVVSSGPDAQQDAEAKKSINGASETKPQTRKFVPDIQEIRVSPIVSKKGYLHFLEPLTNGWVKRYVVVRRPYVYIYNTERDAVERAILNLSSAQVEYSEDQQAMLKTPNTFAVCTEHRGILLQATNDKDMHDWLYAFNPLLAGTIRSKLSRRRAGQMRM; encoded by the exons ATGGCAGGGGCCTCTGTGAAGGTGGCGGTGCGGGTCCGCCCCTTCAATTCTAGGGAGATTGAGAAAGATAGCAAACTGATCATTCAGATGTCTGGAAACACCACTA CCATCATCAACCCTAAGCAGGCCAAAGACAACAAGAGCTTCAACTTTGATTACTCCTACTGGTCTCACACTTCG CCCGAAGATGTCAATTATGCATCGCAGAAGCAAGTGTACAAAGACATCGGAGAGGAAATGTTGCTTCATGCCTTTGAAGGCTACAACGTCTGCATCTTTGCATATGGTCAGACGGGTGCAGGCAAGTCCTACACCATGATGGGGAAACAGGATGTGAAGGATCAGCAAGGAATTATTCCCCTG CTGTGTGAAGACCTTTTTACAAAGATAAATGATAATACAGACAACAGCATGTCCTACTCTGTAGAG GTAAGCTACATGGAAATCTACTGTGAGCGTGTGCGGGACTTGctgaacccaaaaaacaaagggCACCTGCGTGTGCGAGAGCATCCTCTAATGGGACCTTATGTGGAGGACCTGTCCAAGCTGGCTGTCACCTCCTACAATGACATCCAGGACCTGATGGATTCTGGCAACAAGGCTAG GACTGTGGCTGCCACCAACATGAATGAGACAAGCAGTCGCTCGCACGCCGTCTTCAACATCATATTCACCCAGAAACGCCACGACACAGAGATGGATAACACTACCGAGAAG GTCAGTAAAATCAGTTTGGTGGATTTGGCTGGCAGTGAGAGGGCCGATTCTACCGGAGCCAAAGGGACCAGGCTAAAG GAAGGAGCAAATATCAACAAATCTCTAACCACGCTGGGGAAAGTCATCTCTGCTTTGGCAGAAATG GGCTCTGGGCCGAATAAG aataaaaagaagaaaaaggcagAAAGCTTCATTCCATACCGAGATTCAGTTTTGACTTGGCTACTGAGAGAAAATTTGG GGGGAAATTCTCGAACTGCGATGGTTGCTGCTCTGAGTCCAGCTGATATCAACTACGATGAGACCCTTAGCACGCTCAG GTATGCTGACCGTGCCAAACAGATTCGCTGTAACGCTGTCATTAACGAGGATCCCAACAACCGATTGGTGCGTGAGCTGAAGGAGGAGGTGTCTCGCCTGAAAGAGCTCCTCTTTGCTCAAGGCCTGGGTGACATCATTGAGA CATATCGAGCGTCTGGTGCTGATATCGAGGGTTTGAAAT ACATATCCGATTACaagaacaataacaataaaggcCAAGCTGTGAATCAAAGGGATGATCTCTCCACAGTGACCAATGCCATGACGGGGATGAGcccctctccatctctctcagcCTTGTCCAGTCGGGCCGGATCTATTGCCAGTCTGCACGATCGCATCATGTTCAGCCCAGGCAGCGAGGAGGCCATCGAGAGGCTGAAG gaaacagagaaaatcaTCGCTGAGCTCAATGAGACCTGGGAAGAGAAACTTCGCAGAACAGAAGCCATTAGAATGGAAAG AGAGGCCCTGCTGGCCGAAATGGGTGTAGCAATGCGAGAAGATGGTGGAACAGTTGGTGTGTTCTCTCCAAAGAAG ACGCCTCATTTGGTGAACCTCAACGAGGACCCTCTGATGTCTGAGTGCCTGCTGTACTATATCAAAGACGGGATCACCAG GGTCGGTCGTTTAGATGCCAGCAGTCGCCAGGATATAGTCCTCAGTGGTCACTTCATAAAGGACGAGCACTGCACCTTCACTAGTTCTACTGGCCCAATGGGAGAAA CAGTAATCCTTGAGCCTTGTGAAGGAGCTGAGACATACGTTAATGGAAAGAGGGTGACAGAACCCACTGTTCTGAAATCAG GAAATCGCATCATCCTGGGGAAGAGCCACGTCTTCCGTTTTAACCACCCTGTACAGGCCCGGGCTGACAGGGATAAGAACCCATGTGCCGAAACCCCTGTTGAGCCTGTGGACTGGGCCTTCGCTCAGAGGGAGCTGTTGGAGAAACAGGGCATTGACATGAAGCAAGAAATGGAACAGAG GCTGCAGGAGCTGGAAGATCAGTATCgcaaagaaagagaggaggCCAGCAACCTTCTAGAGCAGCAAAGACTG GATTATGAAAGCAAGCTGGAGGCTCTTCAGAAGCAAGTGGACCGTTATAACCCAGAAGCCcctgaagaagaggaggaaccgGAAGAAGAAG TGCAGTGGacggagagggaaagagagctgGCTGTGTGGAGTTTCCGTAAATGGCGATGCTACCAGTTCACCTCGCTGCGTGATCTCTTATGGGGAAATGCCATCTTCCTGAAGGAGGCTAATGCGATCAGTGTCGAACTTAAGAAGAAG GTGCAGTTCCAGTTTGTGTTGCTGACAGACACTCTTTACTCCCCCCTGCCTCCTGACCTGTTGCCCCCAGAGGCAActaaagacagagagaagcgACAATTCCCACGTACTATCGTGGCAGTGGAGGTGCAAGATCAGAAGAATGGAGCAACTCACTATTGGACATTAGAAAAACTAAG GCAGAGGCTAGATCTGATGAGAGAAATGTATGATCGTGCTGCTGATGTGCCCAACAGTACTGTGGAGGACTGTGAAAATGTGATGACGGGAGGTGACCCCTTTTACGATCGCTTCCCCTGGTTCCGCCTGGTTGGCAG AAATCCCATTTTCAACACATGCATGAGCGAGCGCATGAGTGACCCCACCCCATCCCCGACCCTTTCCACCTCTGAAATTACTGAGCTGGCTGACTCGCAGCGGGAGGGTcgcggggaggaggaggagttggaggATTTGGACGACCTGGACGATGATATCTTTTTGGACGACCCGAGCTCGGAGCTCGGGgtagaggatgatgatgatgatgatgatgatgatgatgagagagAGCTCTGCCGAGGCTCCAGCGAAGGCCTGGATCCCTTTTACGACCGCTCACCATTATTCAGTGTAGTGGGAAG GGCTTTTGTTTATCTGAGTAATCTGCTGTACCCGGTTCCGCTCGTCCATCGCGTGGCCATTGTCAGTGAGAAGGGAGAGGTAAAGGGCTTCCTTAGGGTGGCAGTACAGGCCATATCAG ctgatgaggaggctccCGACTACGGCTCCGGAGTGAGGCAGTCGGGCACTGCCAAAATCTCCTTTGAGGATCAGCAGTATGAAAAG TTCCAGTCAGAGTCCTGCTCTGTAGGACTGTCCCACACTGGGATTTCTCAGGAGGAGCTTCGGATCGTGGAGGGAGAAGGGCAGAACGCAGAAATGGGGCCGTCAGCTGATGAagtcaacaacaacacat CTGGATCAGATGAGGTGGAGAATCCACTGAAGCCTGGTCTGGATGGAGCACTCGATACAACTCTGGAACATCTCAGGATCGGTAATATTTTTACCTTCAGAGTGACTGTCCTGCAGGCCTCCAGCATCTCTGCGGAATATGCCGACATCTTCTGCCAGTTCAA CTTCATCCACCGCCATGATGAGGCCTTCTCCACTGAACCCCTAAAAAACACAGGCCGCGGCCCTCCTCTCGGCTTCTACCATGTGCAGAAC attGCTGTTGAGGTTACTAGATCATTCGTGGACTACATCAAGACTCAGCCAATTGTGTTTGAAGTCTTTGGCCACTACCAGAAGCagccttttcttcctctttgtaaAGATGTCATGAG TCCACTACGCCCCTGCAGGAGACAGTTTCCACGAGTGATGCCTCTCTCCAAACCAG TACCTGCCACCAAACTGACGGCCATGACCCGTCCACAGGCAGGACCCTGTCACTGTAAATATGACCTCATGGTTTTCTTCGAGATCTGCGAGCTGGAGGCGAACGGGGA CTACATCCCTGCAGTAGTGGACCACAGAGGAGGAATGCCCTGCCATGGCACATTTCTTCTGCACCAG GGCCTCCAGAGGAGAATCACCGTTACTATTGTACATGAATCTGGAAATGACATAGAATGGAAGGAAGTCCGTGAGCTTGTTGTAG GACGTCTGCGCAACACGCCCGAATCTGATGAGACCATCATTGATCCTAATATTCTATCTCTCAACATTTTATCTGTTGGATATGTCAGGCCCCTGCACGATGACAG AACTTTCTTCCGGTTTGAGGCTGCTTGGGATAGCTCAATGCACAACTCCCTGCTCCTAAACCGAGTCACTCCATACGGGGAGAAGATCTATATGACCCTCTCAGCCTACTTGGAG ATGGAGAACTGCACGCAGCCTGCAGTTATTACCAAAGATATCTGCATGGTGTTTTACTCTAGGGACACAAAGCTCTCAGCTTCCCGATCAATCCGTAACCTTTTCGGTACTGGTAGCCTAAGAGCTGCAGATGG AAACCGTGTAACTGGAGTTTATGAGGTCAGCCTGTGTCACCAGGCAGATGCAGGAAGCCCTG GAATGCAAAGGAGACGCAGGCGGGTGCTGGACACCTCCGTGGCCTACGTCCGTGGGGAAGAGAACCTGGCTGGATGGAGGCCACGTAGTGACAGCCTCATTCTGGACCACCAGTGGGAGCTGGAGAAACTCAGCCTCCTCCAAGAT GtggaaaaaaccaaacattacCTCCTTCTGAGGGAGAAACTAGAGTCCACGCTGCTCATGGGCCAGGAGACCCTTCAATCCTGTGTCACCGATGAGCTGAATGAGTCTCCTCAGCCCACTGAGATGGACCCCGAGGTCAGCTGCAACGAAATCACCACTGAGAGGCAGAGGGAGCTCGCTGCTAAG TGTTTGCGGCTGCTCACTCACTCCTTCAACAGAGAATACagccatgtgtgtgtgagcgccaGTGAAAGCAAG ATCTCTGAGATGTCCATCACAACGTTAAGAGAGTCCACTTCAATCTCTGCTCTTAACACAATCACCCCCTCCTCTACATGCCCTTCACTTGTTGAGGGCTGCTACAGCAATGCTGGACTCAG ACCCCCTGTCCCTCGCTCTCGTGTGGTTAGCTCCGGTCCTGATGCACAGCAGGACGCAGAGGCCAAGAAGTCCATCAACGGAGCCTCTGAAACTAAACCTCAGACCCGGAAGTTTGTCCCAGATATCCAGGAGATTCGAGtcag TCCCATCGTGTCGAAGAAGGGTTACTTGCATTTCCTGGAGCCGCTCACCAATGGATGGGTGAAGCGCTATGTTGTCGTGCGGCGGCCGTACGTCTACATCTACAACACGGAAAGAGACGCAGTGGAGCGAGCTATTCTCAACCTCTCCTCTGCCCAGGTGGAGTACAGCGAGGACCAGCAGGCAATGTTAAAG ACCCCAAACACATTTGCTGTGTGCACAGAACATCGTGGAATATTGCTTCAAGCCACAAATGACAAAGACATGCATGACTGGCTGTATGCTTTTAACCCGCTCCTTGCTGGAACTATCag GTCAAAGTTGTCAAGAAGACGAGCCGGACAGATGAGGATGTGa
- the kif1aa gene encoding kinesin-like protein KIF1A isoform X13 — MAGASVKVAVRVRPFNSREIEKDSKLIIQMSGNTTTIINPKQAKDNKSFNFDYSYWSHTSPEDVNYASQKQVYKDIGEEMLLHAFEGYNVCIFAYGQTGAGKSYTMMGKQDVKDQQGIIPLLCEDLFTKINDNTDNSMSYSVEVSYMEIYCERVRDLLNPKNKGHLRVREHPLMGPYVEDLSKLAVTSYNDIQDLMDSGNKARTVAATNMNETSSRSHAVFNIIFTQKRHDTEMDNTTEKVSKISLVDLAGSERADSTGAKGTRLKEGANINKSLTTLGKVISALAEMGSGPNKNKKKKKAESFIPYRDSVLTWLLRENLGGNSRTAMVAALSPADINYDETLSTLRYADRAKQIRCNAVINEDPNNRLVRELKEEVSRLKELLFAQGLGDIIEMTNAMTGMSPSPSLSALSSRAGSIASLHDRIMFSPGSEEAIERLKETEKIIAELNETWEEKLRRTEAIRMEREALLAEMGVAMREDGGTVGVFSPKKTPHLVNLNEDPLMSECLLYYIKDGITRVGRLDASSRQDIVLSGHFIKDEHCTFTSSTGPMGETVILEPCEGAETYVNGKRVTEPTVLKSGNRIILGKSHVFRFNHPVQARADRDKNPCAETPVEPVDWAFAQRELLEKQGIDMKQEMEQRLQELEDQYRKEREEASNLLEQQRLDYESKLEALQKQVDRYNPEAPEEEEEPEEEVQWTERERELAVWSFRKWRCYQFTSLRDLLWGNAIFLKEANAISVELKKKVQFQFVLLTDTLYSPLPPDLLPPEATKDREKRQFPRTIVAVEVQDQKNGATHYWTLEKLRQRLDLMREMYDRAADVPNSTVEDCENVMTGGDPFYDRFPWFRLVGRAFVYLSNLLYPVPLVHRVAIVSEKGEVKGFLRVAVQAISADEEAPDYGSGVRQSGTAKISFEDQQYEKFQSESCSVGLSHTGISQEELRIVEGEGQNAEMGPSADEVNNNTSGSDEVENPLKPGLDGALDTTLEHLRIGNIFTFRVTVLQASSISAEYADIFCQFNFIHRHDEAFSTEPLKNTGRGPPLGFYHVQNIAVEVTRSFVDYIKTQPIVFEVFGHYQKQPFLPLCKDVMSPLRPCRRQFPRVMPLSKPVPATKLTAMTRPQAGPCHCKYDLMVFFEICELEANGDYIPAVVDHRGGMPCHGTFLLHQGLQRRITVTIVHESGNDIEWKEVRELVVGRLRNTPESDETIIDPNILSLNILSVGYVRPLHDDSISLGVDHRTFFRFEAAWDSSMHNSLLLNRVTPYGEKIYMTLSAYLEMENCTQPAVITKDICMVFYSRDTKLSASRSIRNLFGTGSLRAADGNRVTGVYEVSLCHQADAGSPGMQRRRRRVLDTSVAYVRGEENLAGWRPRSDSLILDHQWELEKLSLLQDVEKTKHYLLLREKLESTLLMGQETLQSCVTDELNESPQPTEMDPEVSCNEITTERQRELAAKCLRLLTHSFNREYSHVCVSASESKISEMSITTLRESTSISALNTITPSSTCPSLVEGCYSNAGLRPPVPRSRVVSSGPDAQQDAEAKKSINGASETKPQTRKFVPDIQEIRVSPIVSKKGYLHFLEPLTNGWVKRYVVVRRPYVYIYNTERDAVERAILNLSSAQVEYSEDQQAMLKTPNTFAVCTEHRGILLQATNDKDMHDWLYAFNPLLAGTIRSKLSRRRAGQMRM; from the exons ATGGCAGGGGCCTCTGTGAAGGTGGCGGTGCGGGTCCGCCCCTTCAATTCTAGGGAGATTGAGAAAGATAGCAAACTGATCATTCAGATGTCTGGAAACACCACTA CCATCATCAACCCTAAGCAGGCCAAAGACAACAAGAGCTTCAACTTTGATTACTCCTACTGGTCTCACACTTCG CCCGAAGATGTCAATTATGCATCGCAGAAGCAAGTGTACAAAGACATCGGAGAGGAAATGTTGCTTCATGCCTTTGAAGGCTACAACGTCTGCATCTTTGCATATGGTCAGACGGGTGCAGGCAAGTCCTACACCATGATGGGGAAACAGGATGTGAAGGATCAGCAAGGAATTATTCCCCTG CTGTGTGAAGACCTTTTTACAAAGATAAATGATAATACAGACAACAGCATGTCCTACTCTGTAGAG GTAAGCTACATGGAAATCTACTGTGAGCGTGTGCGGGACTTGctgaacccaaaaaacaaagggCACCTGCGTGTGCGAGAGCATCCTCTAATGGGACCTTATGTGGAGGACCTGTCCAAGCTGGCTGTCACCTCCTACAATGACATCCAGGACCTGATGGATTCTGGCAACAAGGCTAG GACTGTGGCTGCCACCAACATGAATGAGACAAGCAGTCGCTCGCACGCCGTCTTCAACATCATATTCACCCAGAAACGCCACGACACAGAGATGGATAACACTACCGAGAAG GTCAGTAAAATCAGTTTGGTGGATTTGGCTGGCAGTGAGAGGGCCGATTCTACCGGAGCCAAAGGGACCAGGCTAAAG GAAGGAGCAAATATCAACAAATCTCTAACCACGCTGGGGAAAGTCATCTCTGCTTTGGCAGAAATG GGCTCTGGGCCGAATAAG aataaaaagaagaaaaaggcagAAAGCTTCATTCCATACCGAGATTCAGTTTTGACTTGGCTACTGAGAGAAAATTTGG GGGGAAATTCTCGAACTGCGATGGTTGCTGCTCTGAGTCCAGCTGATATCAACTACGATGAGACCCTTAGCACGCTCAG GTATGCTGACCGTGCCAAACAGATTCGCTGTAACGCTGTCATTAACGAGGATCCCAACAACCGATTGGTGCGTGAGCTGAAGGAGGAGGTGTCTCGCCTGAAAGAGCTCCTCTTTGCTCAAGGCCTGGGTGACATCATTGAGA TGACCAATGCCATGACGGGGATGAGcccctctccatctctctcagcCTTGTCCAGTCGGGCCGGATCTATTGCCAGTCTGCACGATCGCATCATGTTCAGCCCAGGCAGCGAGGAGGCCATCGAGAGGCTGAAG gaaacagagaaaatcaTCGCTGAGCTCAATGAGACCTGGGAAGAGAAACTTCGCAGAACAGAAGCCATTAGAATGGAAAG AGAGGCCCTGCTGGCCGAAATGGGTGTAGCAATGCGAGAAGATGGTGGAACAGTTGGTGTGTTCTCTCCAAAGAAG ACGCCTCATTTGGTGAACCTCAACGAGGACCCTCTGATGTCTGAGTGCCTGCTGTACTATATCAAAGACGGGATCACCAG GGTCGGTCGTTTAGATGCCAGCAGTCGCCAGGATATAGTCCTCAGTGGTCACTTCATAAAGGACGAGCACTGCACCTTCACTAGTTCTACTGGCCCAATGGGAGAAA CAGTAATCCTTGAGCCTTGTGAAGGAGCTGAGACATACGTTAATGGAAAGAGGGTGACAGAACCCACTGTTCTGAAATCAG GAAATCGCATCATCCTGGGGAAGAGCCACGTCTTCCGTTTTAACCACCCTGTACAGGCCCGGGCTGACAGGGATAAGAACCCATGTGCCGAAACCCCTGTTGAGCCTGTGGACTGGGCCTTCGCTCAGAGGGAGCTGTTGGAGAAACAGGGCATTGACATGAAGCAAGAAATGGAACAGAG GCTGCAGGAGCTGGAAGATCAGTATCgcaaagaaagagaggaggCCAGCAACCTTCTAGAGCAGCAAAGACTG GATTATGAAAGCAAGCTGGAGGCTCTTCAGAAGCAAGTGGACCGTTATAACCCAGAAGCCcctgaagaagaggaggaaccgGAAGAAGAAG TGCAGTGGacggagagggaaagagagctgGCTGTGTGGAGTTTCCGTAAATGGCGATGCTACCAGTTCACCTCGCTGCGTGATCTCTTATGGGGAAATGCCATCTTCCTGAAGGAGGCTAATGCGATCAGTGTCGAACTTAAGAAGAAG GTGCAGTTCCAGTTTGTGTTGCTGACAGACACTCTTTACTCCCCCCTGCCTCCTGACCTGTTGCCCCCAGAGGCAActaaagacagagagaagcgACAATTCCCACGTACTATCGTGGCAGTGGAGGTGCAAGATCAGAAGAATGGAGCAACTCACTATTGGACATTAGAAAAACTAAG GCAGAGGCTAGATCTGATGAGAGAAATGTATGATCGTGCTGCTGATGTGCCCAACAGTACTGTGGAGGACTGTGAAAATGTGATGACGGGAGGTGACCCCTTTTACGATCGCTTCCCCTGGTTCCGCCTGGTTGGCAG GGCTTTTGTTTATCTGAGTAATCTGCTGTACCCGGTTCCGCTCGTCCATCGCGTGGCCATTGTCAGTGAGAAGGGAGAGGTAAAGGGCTTCCTTAGGGTGGCAGTACAGGCCATATCAG ctgatgaggaggctccCGACTACGGCTCCGGAGTGAGGCAGTCGGGCACTGCCAAAATCTCCTTTGAGGATCAGCAGTATGAAAAG TTCCAGTCAGAGTCCTGCTCTGTAGGACTGTCCCACACTGGGATTTCTCAGGAGGAGCTTCGGATCGTGGAGGGAGAAGGGCAGAACGCAGAAATGGGGCCGTCAGCTGATGAagtcaacaacaacacat CTGGATCAGATGAGGTGGAGAATCCACTGAAGCCTGGTCTGGATGGAGCACTCGATACAACTCTGGAACATCTCAGGATCGGTAATATTTTTACCTTCAGAGTGACTGTCCTGCAGGCCTCCAGCATCTCTGCGGAATATGCCGACATCTTCTGCCAGTTCAA CTTCATCCACCGCCATGATGAGGCCTTCTCCACTGAACCCCTAAAAAACACAGGCCGCGGCCCTCCTCTCGGCTTCTACCATGTGCAGAAC attGCTGTTGAGGTTACTAGATCATTCGTGGACTACATCAAGACTCAGCCAATTGTGTTTGAAGTCTTTGGCCACTACCAGAAGCagccttttcttcctctttgtaaAGATGTCATGAG TCCACTACGCCCCTGCAGGAGACAGTTTCCACGAGTGATGCCTCTCTCCAAACCAG TACCTGCCACCAAACTGACGGCCATGACCCGTCCACAGGCAGGACCCTGTCACTGTAAATATGACCTCATGGTTTTCTTCGAGATCTGCGAGCTGGAGGCGAACGGGGA CTACATCCCTGCAGTAGTGGACCACAGAGGAGGAATGCCCTGCCATGGCACATTTCTTCTGCACCAG GGCCTCCAGAGGAGAATCACCGTTACTATTGTACATGAATCTGGAAATGACATAGAATGGAAGGAAGTCCGTGAGCTTGTTGTAG GACGTCTGCGCAACACGCCCGAATCTGATGAGACCATCATTGATCCTAATATTCTATCTCTCAACATTTTATCTGTTGGATATGTCAGGCCCCTGCACGATGACAG CATTTCCCTGGGAGTTGACCATAG AACTTTCTTCCGGTTTGAGGCTGCTTGGGATAGCTCAATGCACAACTCCCTGCTCCTAAACCGAGTCACTCCATACGGGGAGAAGATCTATATGACCCTCTCAGCCTACTTGGAG ATGGAGAACTGCACGCAGCCTGCAGTTATTACCAAAGATATCTGCATGGTGTTTTACTCTAGGGACACAAAGCTCTCAGCTTCCCGATCAATCCGTAACCTTTTCGGTACTGGTAGCCTAAGAGCTGCAGATGG AAACCGTGTAACTGGAGTTTATGAGGTCAGCCTGTGTCACCAGGCAGATGCAGGAAGCCCTG GAATGCAAAGGAGACGCAGGCGGGTGCTGGACACCTCCGTGGCCTACGTCCGTGGGGAAGAGAACCTGGCTGGATGGAGGCCACGTAGTGACAGCCTCATTCTGGACCACCAGTGGGAGCTGGAGAAACTCAGCCTCCTCCAAGAT GtggaaaaaaccaaacattacCTCCTTCTGAGGGAGAAACTAGAGTCCACGCTGCTCATGGGCCAGGAGACCCTTCAATCCTGTGTCACCGATGAGCTGAATGAGTCTCCTCAGCCCACTGAGATGGACCCCGAGGTCAGCTGCAACGAAATCACCACTGAGAGGCAGAGGGAGCTCGCTGCTAAG TGTTTGCGGCTGCTCACTCACTCCTTCAACAGAGAATACagccatgtgtgtgtgagcgccaGTGAAAGCAAG ATCTCTGAGATGTCCATCACAACGTTAAGAGAGTCCACTTCAATCTCTGCTCTTAACACAATCACCCCCTCCTCTACATGCCCTTCACTTGTTGAGGGCTGCTACAGCAATGCTGGACTCAG ACCCCCTGTCCCTCGCTCTCGTGTGGTTAGCTCCGGTCCTGATGCACAGCAGGACGCAGAGGCCAAGAAGTCCATCAACGGAGCCTCTGAAACTAAACCTCAGACCCGGAAGTTTGTCCCAGATATCCAGGAGATTCGAGtcag TCCCATCGTGTCGAAGAAGGGTTACTTGCATTTCCTGGAGCCGCTCACCAATGGATGGGTGAAGCGCTATGTTGTCGTGCGGCGGCCGTACGTCTACATCTACAACACGGAAAGAGACGCAGTGGAGCGAGCTATTCTCAACCTCTCCTCTGCCCAGGTGGAGTACAGCGAGGACCAGCAGGCAATGTTAAAG ACCCCAAACACATTTGCTGTGTGCACAGAACATCGTGGAATATTGCTTCAAGCCACAAATGACAAAGACATGCATGACTGGCTGTATGCTTTTAACCCGCTCCTTGCTGGAACTATCag GTCAAAGTTGTCAAGAAGACGAGCCGGACAGATGAGGATGTGa